The Cucumis melo cultivar AY chromosome 5, USDA_Cmelo_AY_1.0, whole genome shotgun sequence genome has a segment encoding these proteins:
- the LOC103496953 gene encoding adenosylhomocysteinase 1: MSLIVEKTAAGREYKVKDMSQADFGRLEIELAEVEMPGLMACRTEFGPSQPFKGARITGSLHMTIQTAVLIETLTALGAEVRWCSCNIFSTQDHAAAAIARDSAAVFAWKGETLQEYWWCTERALDWGPGGGPDLIVDDGGDATLLIHEGVKAEEIYEKTGALPDPASTDNAEFQIVLTIIRDGLKSDPKRYHKMKERLVGVSEETTTGVKRLYQMQSSGTLLFPAINVNDSVTKSKFDNLYGCRHSLPDGLMRATDVMIAGKVAVVCGYGDVGKGCAAALKQAGARVIVTEIDPICALQALMEGLQVLTLEDVVSEADIFVTTTGNKDIIMVDHMRKMKNNAIVCNIGHFDNEIDMLGLETYPGVKRITIKPQTDRWVFPETNVGIIVLAEGRLMNLGCATGHPSFVMSCSFTNQVIAQLELWNERASGKYEKKVYVLPKHLDEKVAALHLGKLGAKLTKLSKDQADYINVPVEGPYKPAHYRY, translated from the exons ATGTCTCTCATCGTCGAGAAGACCGCCGCCGGCCGTGAGTACAAGGTCAAGGACATGTCTCAGGCTGACTTCGGTCGTCTCGAGATCGAGCTCGCCGAAGTTGAAATGCCCGGTCTCATGGCCTGCCGTACCGAATTTGGCCCTTCCCAGCCATTCAAAGGAGCTCGCATCACCGGTTCCCTCCACATGACCATCCAGACCGCTGTTCTCATCGAAACCCTCACCGCTCTTGGCGCAGAAGTCCGTTGGTGCTCCTGCAACATTTTCTCCACTCAGGACCACGCCGCTGCTGCGATTGCTCGTGACAGTGCTGCTGTCTTCGCCTGGAAAGGAGAGACTCTTCAGGAGTACTGGTGGTGCACTGAGCGCGCCTTGGATTGGGGTCCTGGTGGTGGTCCGGATCTGATTGTTGATGATGGCGGTGATGCAACTCTCTTGATTCACGAGGGAGTTAAGGCGGAGGAGATTTATGAGAAGACTGGTGCCCTTCCTGATCCCGCTTCTACTGATAACGCTGAGTTTCAGATCGTGTTGACAATTATTAGAGATGGATTGAAATCTGACCCTAAGAGGTACCACAAGATGAAGGAGAGATTGGTTGGTGTTTCTGAAGAGACTACCACTGGTGTTAAGAGGCTTTACCAGATGCAGTCAAGTGGAACCTTGTTGTTCCCTGCCATTAATGTCAATGACTCTGTCACTAAGAGCAAG TTTGACAACTTGTATGGATGCCGTCACTCTCTCCCTGATGGTCTGATGAGAGCTACCGATGTCATGATTGCCGGTAAGGTAGCTGTTGTGTGCGGTTATGGAGATGTAGGAAAGGGTTGTGCTGCTGCCCTCAAGCAAGCTGGAGCTCGTGTGATCGTGACTGAGATCGATCCAATCTGTGCCCTCCAGGCTCTTATGGAAGGCCTTCAAGTACTCACCCTGGAAGATGTTGTCTCGGAGGCTGATATCTTCGTCACCACCACCGGTAACAAGGATATCATCATGGTTGATCacatgaggaagatgaagaacaaTGCCATTGTTTGCAACATTGGTCACTTTGACAACGAGATCGACATGCTTGGTCTTGAGACTTACCCCGGTGTGAAGCGTATCACCATCAAGCCTCAAACAGACAGGTGGGTCTTCCCTGAAACCAATGTCGGCATCATTGTGTTGGCCGAGGGGCGACTCATGAACTTAGGTTGTGCCACCGGACATCCCAGCTTTGTGATGTCCTGCTCATTCACAAACCAAGTGATTGCACAGCTCGAGCTATGGAACGAGAGGGCATCAGGAAAGTATGAGAAGAAGGTGTACGTGTTGCCAAAGCACCTCGACGAGAAGGTGGCTGCACTTCACCTGGGCAAACTGGGGGCTAAGCTAACCAAGCTGAGCAAGGATCAAGCTGACTACATCAATGTGCCAGTTGAGGGACCATACAAGCCTGCTCACTACAGGTACTGA